A region of Alteromonadaceae bacterium 2753L.S.0a.02 DNA encodes the following proteins:
- a CDS encoding BadM/Rrf2 family transcriptional regulator, with protein sequence MRLTTKGRYAVTAMLDLALHAQRGPVSLADISKRQGISLSYLEQLFAKLRQNTLVASVRGPGGGYKLSRSAAEIFVAEIIDAVNESIDATNCGGAGNCHQGDVCLTHYLWCDLSEQIHDFLSGISLQSLVDRQDVQSTAARQDEREGLPSNEPVSANMITASAGSL encoded by the coding sequence ATGCGTTTAACAACTAAAGGCCGTTATGCGGTTACAGCAATGCTCGATCTGGCACTTCACGCGCAGCGTGGGCCGGTTAGTCTGGCAGATATTTCCAAGCGACAAGGTATTTCGCTGTCATATCTGGAGCAACTCTTCGCCAAGCTTCGCCAAAACACATTGGTTGCAAGTGTAAGAGGTCCAGGTGGTGGCTATAAACTTAGCCGGTCTGCCGCAGAAATTTTTGTGGCTGAAATTATTGATGCAGTCAATGAATCCATTGATGCTACGAACTGCGGTGGCGCAGGGAATTGTCATCAGGGCGATGTGTGCTTAACGCATTACTTATGGTGTGATTTGAGCGAACAAATTCACGATTTTCTGAGCGGTATTAGCCTGCAGAGCCTCGTTGACCGGCAGGATGTGCAAAGTACTGCCGCACGACAAGATGAACGCGAAGGCTTACCAAGCAATGAGCCAGTTAGCGCGAATATGATTACCGCTTCCGCCGGGAGCCTATAA